In Phyllopteryx taeniolatus isolate TA_2022b chromosome 8, UOR_Ptae_1.2, whole genome shotgun sequence, one genomic interval encodes:
- the rbp2a gene encoding retinol-binding protein 2a gives MPADYNGRWEMVSNENFEEVMKALDIDFATRKIASHLHQTKLFVQNGDKFETKTLSTFRNYDVNFTVGVEFEEQTKGLDNRKVTTLVTWDGDKLVCVQKGDKANRGWKHWIEGDLLHLDFHVLDKVCHQVFKKAQ, from the exons ATGCCGGCAGACTACAATGGACGGTGGGAGATGGTGAGCAATGAAAACTTTGAGGAGGTCATGAAAGCCCTCG ACATCGACTTTGCCACCAGAAAGATTGCTTCCCATCTGCACCAGACCAAACTATTTGTTCAGAATGGAGACAAGTTTGAAACAAAGACGTTGAGCACCTTCAGAAACTATGACGTCAACTTCACTGTAGGGGTGGAGTTTGAGGAGCAGACAAAGGGTCTTGACAACCGAAAAGTGACG ACGCTGGTCACCTGGGACGGGGACAAACTGGTTTGTGTTCAGAAGGGAGATAAGGCAAATCGTGGTTGGAAACACTGGATCGAGGGAGATCTGCTACATCTG GACTTTCATGTGCTGGACAAAGTCTGCCACCAAGTATTTAAGAAGGCCCAGTAA